In Prunus persica chloroplast, complete genome, the following proteins share a genomic window:
- the matK gene encoding maturase K: MEEFQGYLELDRYQQHDFLYPLIFREYIYALAHDHGLNRSILLDNVGYDNKSSLLIIKRLISRMYKHNHFFISANASNQKKKLGYNKNLYSQKISEGFTVIVEISFSLRLVSSLEATETVKSYNLRSIHSIFPFLEDKFPHLNYVSDVLIPYPIHLEILVQTLRYWVKDASSLHLLRLFLHEYYNWNSLITSNNFFFSKSNPRLFLLLYNSHVCEYEFILLFLRNQSSHLQLTSSGIFFERIHFYEKIKYPVEEVFANDFPASILWFFKDPFMHYVRYQGKSILASKDTPLLMNKWKYYLVNLWQCHSYVWSQPGRIYINKLSKHSLDFLGYFSSIRPNLSVVRSQMLENSFITDNAMKKLDTLVPIIPLIGSLAKVKFCNALGHPISKSTWADSSDFDIIDRFLRICRNLSHYYSGSSRKKSLYRIKYILRLSCLKTLARKHKSTVRTFLKRLGSKLLEEFFTEEEQILSLVFPRASYTFTFKKLYRGRIWYLDIFCINDLINYE, from the coding sequence ATGGAAGAATTTCAAGGATATTTAGAACTAGATAGATATCAGCAACATGACTTCCTATACCCACTTATCTTTCGGGAGTATATTTATGCACTTGCTCATGATCATGGTTTAAATAGATCGATTTTGTTGGATAATGTAGGTTATGATAATAAATCTAGTTTACTAATTATAAAACGTTTAATTAGTCGAATGTATAAACATAATCATTTTTTTATTTCCGCTAATGCTTCTAACCAAAAAAAAAAATTGGGGTACAACAAAAATCTGTATTCTCAAAAAATATCGGAGGGATTCACCGTCATTGTGGAAATTTCGTTTTCCCTACGATTAGTATCTTCCTTAGAGGCGACAGAAACCGTAAAATCTTATAATTTACGATCAATTCATTCAATATTTCCTTTTTTAGAGGACAAATTCCCACATTTAAATTACGTATCAGATGTACTAATACCCTACCCTATTCATCTGGAAATCTTGGTTCAAACCCTTCGCTATTGGGTGAAAGACGCCTCTTCTTTGCATTTATTACGACTCTTTCTTCACGAGTATTATAATTGGAATAGTCTTATTACTTCAAATAATTTTTTTTTTTCAAAAAGTAATCCACGATTATTCTTACTCCTATATAATTCTCATGTATGTGAATACGAATTCATCTTACTTTTTCTTCGTAATCAATCTTCTCATTTACAATTAACCTCTTCTGGGATCTTTTTTGAGCGAATACATTTCTATGAAAAAATAAAATATCCTGTAGAAGAAGTCTTTGCTAATGATTTTCCGGCCTCCATCTTATGGTTCTTCAAGGATCCTTTTATGCATTATGTTAGATATCAAGGAAAATCAATTCTGGCTTCGAAGGATACCCCTCTTCTGATGAATAAGTGGAAATATTATCTTGTCAATTTGTGGCAATGTCATTCTTATGTGTGGTCTCAACCGGGAAGGATTTATATAAATAAATTATCCAAGCATTCCCTTGATTTTTTGGGTTATTTTTCAAGTATCCGACCAAACCTTTCAGTGGTACGGAGTCAAATGCTAGAAAATTCATTTATAACGGATAATGCTATGAAGAAGCTCGATACATTAGTTCCAATTATTCCGTTGATTGGATCATTGGCTAAAGTGAAATTTTGTAACGCATTAGGGCATCCTATTAGTAAGTCCACCTGGGCGGATTCATCGGATTTTGATATTATCGACCGATTTCTGCGTATATGCAGAAATCTTTCTCATTATTACAGCGGATCCTCAAGAAAAAAGAGTTTGTATCGAATAAAATATATACTTCGACTTTCTTGTCTTAAAACTTTGGCTCGTAAACACAAAAGTACTGTACGAACTTTTTTGAAAAGATTAGGTTCTAAATTATTGGAAGAATTCTTTACGGAAGAAGAACAGATTCTTTCTTTGGTCTTCCCAAGAGCTTCTTATACTTTTACTTTTAAGAAACTTTATAGAGGTCGGATTTGGTATTTGGATATTTTTTGCATCAATGATCTAATCAATTATGAATAA